In the genome of Nitrospira japonica, one region contains:
- a CDS encoding c-type cytochrome yields the protein MRATRGMLISGVVFVLVGLISTPRLLFGSDHQRAKELIEQACVGCHRLQGTAESRFILRAPDLIWAGSKYQRPWLIRWLTGKEAPLYAKGYRWDLNEGAMKHPIVSETDANAMADYFEQHNKDPRVKVGAFDASKVSKFEMTFGGMAYKAHACLGCHTIEENGKLIGGPQSTALQNAGQRYNADWLYRFGQNPQDFIIHTGEFLADATDPQLRAVIGYLAVQGVKDFVYYEPWTSREFADASVDRGKQVYKEYCAQCHGVTGKGDGPAASGLEPKPAIHANIPFEKLPIDYLYNVINHGGAAMGKSPSMPYWNLTIGQQGVADVIAYLKATFKGAPDLAAATSGSQGDACVQPRKTVKAPDGILSKTNPIPASSDMINAGKTLFLKTAQPVACAMCHGELGDGNGFMGAALVPSPRNFTCGAMMKDLPDGQLFWIIKNGSPGTGMMSFTALPDDQVWQLIHYIRSLAK from the coding sequence ATGCGCGCAACACGCGGGATGCTGATCAGCGGTGTGGTATTCGTCCTGGTGGGTCTGATCTCAACTCCCAGGTTGCTTTTCGGAAGCGATCACCAGCGCGCCAAGGAATTGATCGAGCAAGCCTGCGTGGGATGCCACCGGCTGCAAGGCACAGCCGAGTCCCGCTTCATTCTCAGGGCGCCGGACCTGATCTGGGCCGGCAGCAAGTATCAACGCCCCTGGCTGATCCGGTGGCTGACCGGCAAGGAAGCACCGCTTTACGCGAAAGGCTATCGCTGGGACCTCAACGAAGGAGCGATGAAACACCCGATCGTCAGCGAGACCGACGCGAATGCCATGGCGGATTACTTCGAACAGCACAATAAAGATCCGCGCGTGAAGGTCGGTGCCTTCGATGCCTCGAAGGTGAGCAAGTTCGAGATGACGTTCGGCGGCATGGCCTATAAGGCGCACGCCTGCCTCGGATGCCATACGATCGAAGAAAACGGGAAACTCATCGGCGGCCCTCAAAGCACCGCGCTCCAGAATGCCGGCCAGCGATATAATGCGGATTGGCTCTATCGGTTCGGACAGAATCCGCAGGACTTCATCATCCACACCGGGGAATTTCTCGCCGATGCGACCGATCCTCAACTGCGGGCGGTGATCGGATACCTGGCGGTGCAAGGAGTCAAAGATTTTGTATATTACGAACCCTGGACGAGCCGAGAATTCGCCGATGCGAGCGTTGATCGCGGCAAGCAGGTCTATAAGGAATATTGTGCCCAGTGCCACGGTGTCACCGGTAAGGGGGACGGCCCCGCCGCCTCCGGACTGGAACCGAAGCCGGCGATCCATGCGAATATCCCGTTCGAGAAACTACCCATAGACTATCTCTACAACGTGATCAATCATGGGGGCGCAGCCATGGGCAAATCTCCGAGCATGCCTTATTGGAATCTGACGATCGGCCAGCAAGGCGTGGCGGACGTCATCGCCTACTTGAAGGCGACGTTCAAAGGAGCGCCGGACCTCGCCGCGGCGACGAGCGGCAGCCAAGGTGACGCCTGCGTACAGCCTCGAAAGACCGTCAAGGCGCCGGACGGCATCCTCTCCAAGACCAATCCGATCCCCGCCTCATCCGACATGATCAATGCCGGAAAAACGCTGTTCCTCAAGACCGCACAGCCGGTCGCCTGCGCCATGTGTCACGGCGAACTGGGCGACGGAAATGGTTTCATGGGCGCCGCGCTCGTACCATCCCCGCGCAACTTCACGTGCGGCGCGATGATGAAAGACCTGCCGGACGGCCAGTTATTCTGGATCATTAAGAACGGCTCGCCGGGAACCGGCATGATGTCGTTCACGGCACTCCCGGACGATCAAGTCTGGCAATTGATCCATTACATTCGAAGCCTGGCGAAATGA
- a CDS encoding DUF4149 domain-containing protein: MSIAWLPLISLHILAAVLWIGGMLFLSLILAPLLRQTHDPSSFRLLFSAAARRFRSMVRLAIVILLGTGPLLLEIRGLSIMDPSTWPSVLLVKLTLVGLLLLFTLLHDLVLGPRVLRIGSQPVATRTAQDLFLLSVSRVVPRLALLIALAVLVAAAILARSI, from the coding sequence ATGTCCATCGCCTGGCTGCCCCTCATCTCCCTTCATATCCTCGCGGCTGTCTTATGGATAGGCGGAATGCTGTTCCTGTCGTTGATCCTGGCGCCTCTATTGCGGCAGACCCACGATCCATCCTCCTTCAGGCTGTTATTCAGCGCGGCTGCGCGGCGCTTTCGCTCCATGGTCCGGCTGGCGATCGTGATCCTCCTCGGCACCGGTCCACTGCTCCTGGAAATCAGGGGACTGTCCATCATGGATCCGTCGACCTGGCCGTCCGTTCTCCTCGTGAAACTCACGCTCGTCGGCCTGCTCCTTCTATTCACCCTGTTGCACGACCTTGTTCTTGGTCCCCGCGTCCTCCGCATCGGATCGCAACCGGTTGCGACTAGAACGGCGCAGGATCTGTTCCTCTTGAGCGTGTCGAGGGTGGTTCCACGCCTTGCACTTCTGATCGCACTCGCGGTACTAGTGGCCGCAGCCATATTAGCCCGCAGCATCTAG
- a CDS encoding sulfite oxidase has product MSLGGSDSIVSRRTWLKRLLAGIAAARLLAETRLKSAAAGEVGDIPRDTGPLTIRVTRPFDAETPAREFVSFFTPNHRFFVRSHFGPPPERIAEAEWRLRIDGLVEAAKELTLGDIRQMEAVTVTAVLQCSGNGRAFYRPRIPGVQWERGAVGNAQWTGVRLRGILRQAGIRKNARHVQFQGADRPPVPSVPLFTRSIPLGKALHPDTLLAYEMNGRPLPLLHGAPLRVITPGWMADSCTKWLTDITLLSEESDGYYMRTAYRLPLDPIEPAMAGESDRTRPVEAMVVKSLIAAPPEGATVPLAPVMIQGAAWGGESKILSVEVSLDEGKNWQTARFVGEEHPYAWRQWQLVWTPRAPGPVSILCRATDETGTVQPLASPWNPGGFLWNGWDRVTVTVGG; this is encoded by the coding sequence ATGAGTCTTGGCGGATCGGACTCAATCGTTTCGCGTCGAACCTGGTTGAAGCGGCTGCTGGCCGGCATCGCCGCAGCGAGACTTTTGGCCGAGACACGGCTCAAATCCGCCGCGGCCGGCGAAGTCGGTGACATACCCAGAGATACCGGACCGCTCACGATCCGCGTGACCCGGCCGTTCGATGCCGAAACCCCGGCCCGCGAGTTCGTCTCCTTTTTCACTCCAAACCATCGTTTCTTCGTGCGGAGTCATTTCGGTCCTCCCCCCGAGCGCATCGCTGAAGCCGAGTGGAGGCTCCGTATCGATGGCTTGGTCGAAGCAGCCAAAGAGCTGACCCTTGGGGACATCAGGCAGATGGAGGCCGTGACCGTGACCGCGGTGTTGCAATGCAGCGGAAACGGCCGCGCATTTTACCGGCCGCGCATCCCCGGTGTGCAGTGGGAACGGGGAGCAGTCGGCAACGCGCAATGGACCGGGGTGCGGCTGCGCGGCATACTCCGGCAGGCCGGCATCCGCAAGAATGCACGTCACGTGCAGTTCCAAGGCGCGGATCGACCTCCCGTCCCGTCGGTGCCGCTGTTCACGCGAAGCATTCCGTTGGGAAAAGCACTCCATCCTGACACGCTGCTCGCATACGAGATGAACGGGCGGCCGCTGCCGCTCCTGCACGGCGCACCACTCCGGGTCATCACGCCGGGTTGGATGGCGGATTCCTGTACGAAGTGGCTGACTGACATCACCCTGCTGTCGGAGGAATCGGACGGTTATTACATGCGGACGGCCTATCGTCTTCCGCTGGATCCGATTGAGCCGGCAATGGCAGGAGAGAGTGACAGGACCAGACCGGTCGAAGCGATGGTGGTGAAGTCGCTGATCGCCGCGCCGCCGGAAGGCGCCACCGTGCCCTTGGCTCCAGTCATGATTCAAGGCGCAGCCTGGGGCGGAGAATCCAAGATTCTCTCGGTGGAGGTCTCCCTTGACGAAGGGAAAAACTGGCAAACGGCCCGCTTCGTCGGGGAAGAGCACCCGTACGCGTGGCGACAATGGCAGCTGGTGTGGACCCCGCGCGCGCCCGGTCCCGTTTCGATCCTCTGCAGGGCGACGGACGAGACGGGAACGGTACAGCCGCTTGCCTCCCCGTGGAATCCCGGGGGATTTCTCTGGAACGGCTGGGATCGGGTGACCGTGACGGTCGGGGGCTGA
- a CDS encoding ABC transporter permease has translation MNLRRVRAVAVKEWKETTRDRLFLGLAFLMPVLWLVVFGYGLVMDVENIPFAVIDHDHSQMSRDYIYRFMQSRYFSYRGHVADMQDLDRLLTETKIRAAIIVPERFQEQLSGGETVSVQTFLDGTFPLQTDIAKGYIVAINQAFGEDLVSEYVSKLRGVARAEARRAVRPIALEIRYLYNEEVRSSWSTVPALVMFTLMLASPLLTALGIVREKETGSIYNIYSSTVSRTEFLAGKLLPYIAISLFNVGMLWLMAVLLFQVPFKGSLLFFYSASVFFVLCTTGIGLLISLLVQTQMAALIITMVVAILPTILFSGLLVPVASLSRGARVQAHIFPGMFYTDIVRGSFLKGVGLDVLWPDVGALAIFAVVIGLITYHLFSKRPKA, from the coding sequence ATGAATCTGCGTCGCGTCAGAGCCGTCGCGGTCAAAGAGTGGAAGGAAACGACCAGGGACCGGTTGTTCCTTGGACTGGCCTTCCTCATGCCCGTGCTGTGGCTGGTGGTGTTCGGCTACGGCCTGGTCATGGATGTCGAGAACATCCCGTTTGCAGTGATCGACCACGACCATAGTCAGATGAGCCGTGACTATATCTATCGGTTCATGCAATCTCGCTATTTCTCGTATCGCGGCCATGTCGCCGACATGCAGGATCTCGACCGGCTGCTGACTGAGACGAAGATCCGAGCGGCGATCATCGTGCCCGAACGGTTTCAAGAACAGCTTTCCGGAGGAGAAACGGTTTCCGTTCAGACATTCCTTGACGGCACATTTCCGCTTCAGACGGATATTGCAAAGGGCTACATCGTCGCCATCAATCAGGCGTTCGGCGAAGACCTCGTGAGCGAATACGTCAGCAAGCTCCGCGGGGTGGCGCGGGCGGAGGCCAGGAGAGCCGTGCGTCCCATCGCCTTGGAGATCCGGTATCTCTACAATGAAGAAGTCCGCAGCAGTTGGTCGACGGTGCCGGCGCTCGTCATGTTCACGCTGATGCTCGCCTCGCCGCTCCTCACCGCGCTGGGCATCGTACGGGAAAAGGAAACCGGCTCGATCTACAACATTTATAGCTCCACCGTGAGCCGCACGGAGTTCCTCGCCGGCAAGCTCCTGCCTTACATCGCGATCTCCCTGTTCAATGTCGGAATGTTGTGGCTAATGGCCGTTCTGCTGTTTCAGGTTCCGTTCAAGGGGAGCCTCCTGTTTTTCTACTCCGCGTCGGTCTTCTTCGTCCTCTGCACGACGGGAATCGGCCTGCTTATCTCGTTGCTCGTGCAAACACAAATGGCGGCCTTGATCATTACAATGGTCGTGGCCATCCTGCCTACCATTCTCTTTTCCGGCCTGCTCGTGCCCGTCGCTTCGTTGAGTCGAGGAGCGCGGGTCCAAGCGCATATTTTCCCCGGAATGTTTTACACGGACATCGTGCGGGGAAGTTTTCTGAAAGGAGTCGGCTTGGACGTCTTGTGGCCTGACGTGGGGGCACTGGCGATCTTCGCGGTTGTGATCGGGCTCATTACCTATCACTTGTTTTCGAAGAGGCCGAAGGCATGA
- a CDS encoding cupredoxin domain-containing protein yields MKIEVTISDKGYNVKGHTMPGSLTAIVVRNEGSMTHGISSPLFKSGVVKKEGAGVEIRGEKGKGFRAYHLEPGQTMTLYFQKETHPDPGTGISETMQVPFWCDIHQHMKGEFLVVETRGEVGGG; encoded by the coding sequence ATGAAGATCGAGGTCACGATATCGGACAAAGGATACAATGTGAAGGGTCACACGATGCCGGGTTCGCTGACGGCGATTGTGGTTCGGAACGAGGGATCGATGACTCACGGGATAAGTTCCCCGCTGTTCAAGTCTGGCGTTGTGAAGAAAGAAGGGGCGGGGGTGGAAATCAGAGGGGAAAAGGGAAAAGGATTCAGAGCCTACCATCTGGAGCCGGGACAGACCATGACGTTGTACTTCCAGAAGGAGACTCACCCGGATCCAGGGACTGGAATCAGCGAAACAATGCAGGTCCCCTTCTGGTGTGACATCCACCAGCACATGAAAGGGGAGTTCTTAGTTGTCGAGACAAGAGGTGAAGTCGGCGGCGGCTAG
- a CDS encoding OsmC family protein, with translation MKLRATYRGGLRYDITSGRHHVVTDQPVLDGGEDAGMSPVELFVGSIAACVAYFVGRFCARHEIPREGLTVETEWATEEGPHRVGRIRLAVHLPHPVPPELKERLLKTAQRCTVHQSIVTGPQIDIALHQASQDKAIL, from the coding sequence ATGAAATTACGCGCGACCTACCGAGGAGGCCTGCGGTACGACATCACCAGCGGCCGGCATCATGTCGTAACGGATCAGCCGGTGCTGGACGGGGGCGAAGACGCCGGCATGAGCCCGGTGGAACTGTTCGTCGGTTCGATCGCCGCTTGTGTCGCATATTTTGTCGGGCGCTTCTGCGCGCGACACGAAATTCCACGGGAAGGATTGACCGTCGAGACCGAATGGGCGACAGAGGAAGGACCGCATCGCGTCGGACGCATTAGGCTGGCCGTGCATCTTCCGCATCCCGTGCCGCCCGAACTGAAGGAGCGGCTCCTTAAGACGGCGCAGCGCTGCACGGTGCATCAATCAATCGTGACCGGACCTCAAATCGACATCGCATTGCACCAAGCAAGTCAAGACAAGGCAATATTATGA
- a CDS encoding ABC transporter permease, with protein MTGDIRTDAHRTVRWWRRLAAMTQKEVRQLGRDIPLLVFLLYSFSFSVYVSGVGLTMQLRNADLMVHDADHSLSSRELIHRFQQPYFRFRGEIADPREGRRHMDEGTTMVLLDIPPRFHEALAGREATAVQLLVDTTNAPQGLSAAGYAAQIVSRFGSEVGFASVGLGSTPSSVPMIVSAHRVWFNPNQDETWFQSISHLLRTITVFAVLLPAVALVREKERGTLEQLLVAPLSPVQIMLSKVLAMTGVILLCASIAVYGVLRPVFHVPIKGPAWLFFLLTGLHVFTTSGFGLVAATVTRNQAQVGMIALFLVGPMMLLSGITTPYESMPKWVQTVMAVSPLRYYIDITYGVLLKGAGLDVLWKSVGTMALLGGGLFVFGMWRFRKQFD; from the coding sequence ATGACTGGGGACATCCGAACGGACGCACATCGCACGGTTAGATGGTGGCGTCGCCTTGCAGCCATGACTCAAAAGGAAGTGCGGCAACTGGGGCGGGACATTCCGCTGCTCGTGTTTCTGCTGTATTCGTTTTCCTTCTCCGTTTATGTAAGCGGCGTGGGGCTGACTATGCAACTGCGGAACGCCGACCTGATGGTGCATGACGCCGATCACAGCCTGTCTTCGCGCGAACTGATTCACCGCTTCCAGCAGCCCTATTTTCGATTTAGGGGGGAAATCGCCGATCCGCGAGAGGGGCGTCGGCACATGGATGAGGGAACGACCATGGTGCTATTGGACATTCCGCCCAGATTTCATGAGGCCCTGGCTGGCCGGGAAGCCACGGCCGTGCAACTGCTCGTGGATACGACCAATGCACCACAGGGCTTGTCGGCTGCCGGCTATGCAGCGCAAATCGTGAGTCGATTCGGCTCCGAAGTCGGATTTGCGTCCGTCGGCCTTGGCTCGACGCCGTCCTCCGTACCCATGATCGTGAGCGCCCATCGCGTGTGGTTTAACCCGAACCAGGACGAGACATGGTTCCAGTCCATCTCTCATCTATTGCGTACAATCACGGTATTCGCCGTTCTCTTGCCCGCGGTAGCCCTAGTCCGAGAGAAAGAGCGGGGCACCCTCGAGCAGCTGCTCGTCGCGCCTCTTTCCCCTGTTCAAATCATGCTGTCAAAGGTCCTGGCCATGACCGGAGTCATCCTCCTCTGCGCATCCATCGCGGTATACGGCGTGCTGCGGCCGGTGTTTCATGTGCCAATAAAGGGACCGGCCTGGCTCTTCTTCCTCCTCACAGGCCTGCACGTGTTTACCACCTCGGGATTCGGTCTGGTCGCCGCCACGGTGACGAGAAACCAGGCCCAGGTCGGCATGATCGCGCTGTTTCTCGTGGGGCCGATGATGTTGTTGTCCGGCATCACGACTCCATACGAATCCATGCCCAAGTGGGTGCAAACGGTCATGGCCGTCTCGCCGCTTCGGTACTACATCGACATCACCTACGGTGTTCTCTTAAAGGGCGCGGGGTTAGACGTTCTTTGGAAGTCCGTGGGGACCATGGCTCTGTTAGGCGGGGGACTATTCGTCTTCGGGATGTGGCGATTCAGAAAACAATTCGATTGA
- a CDS encoding acetate/propionate family kinase, with translation MAQTAFGPGPFILTVNGGSSSLKVALFRDENPPVSMVRCLFSRIGFPDSLMTVVSGTTKKPESRTLAVPDHAAGMDLLMHWLEQAVGLGNIRAVGHRVVHGGVTYSRPERVTPDMLAELRRISPYDPEHLPSEISLIEAVGRRCPGLFQAACFDTAFHHDLPRVAALLPIPRRYDAQGLRRYGFHGLSCAFLMRELTRVGKTGEADGRIILAHLGNGASMTAVRRGRSIETTMGFTPTSGLPMSRRSGDLDPGIIAYLARTEGMDVERFHRMVNAESGLLGVSELSPDMRDLLAQEARDPRAAEAVALFCYHARKAVGALAATLGGLDTLVFSGGIGEHAAPVRARICESMEFLGITIDPRRNQAGEPVLSRQDGQVTVRLIPTDEETEIARSVHELLGME, from the coding sequence ATGGCACAAACGGCATTCGGTCCCGGCCCCTTCATTTTGACGGTCAACGGAGGCTCTTCCAGTCTCAAGGTCGCCTTGTTTCGCGACGAGAATCCTCCGGTCTCGATGGTTCGTTGCCTGTTCAGCCGGATCGGGTTCCCGGACAGCCTAATGACCGTCGTCTCCGGTACGACGAAAAAGCCTGAGAGCCGGACGCTCGCCGTTCCCGACCATGCGGCCGGCATGGATTTGCTCATGCACTGGCTGGAGCAGGCGGTCGGTCTCGGCAATATTCGCGCGGTCGGCCATCGTGTCGTCCACGGCGGCGTGACCTATAGTCGACCCGAACGCGTGACGCCGGACATGCTGGCGGAGTTGCGGCGGATCAGTCCATACGATCCTGAGCACCTGCCGTCGGAAATCTCCTTGATCGAAGCGGTGGGCCGACGGTGTCCCGGGCTCTTTCAAGCGGCCTGTTTCGACACGGCGTTCCATCATGATCTCCCCCGCGTCGCTGCGCTCCTTCCGATCCCAAGGCGCTATGACGCGCAGGGGCTGCGCCGATACGGATTTCACGGTCTGTCCTGTGCCTTTTTGATGAGGGAATTGACGCGTGTCGGGAAGACCGGAGAGGCGGACGGCCGGATCATCCTGGCTCACCTTGGCAATGGCGCCAGCATGACGGCGGTCAGGCGAGGCAGGAGCATCGAGACCACGATGGGATTCACCCCGACCTCGGGTCTGCCGATGAGTCGGCGCTCAGGCGATCTGGATCCCGGAATCATCGCATACCTGGCACGGACGGAAGGCATGGACGTGGAGCGGTTCCACCGCATGGTCAATGCAGAATCGGGGCTCCTCGGTGTATCCGAACTGAGCCCGGACATGCGGGACTTATTGGCGCAGGAAGCGCGCGATCCCCGAGCCGCCGAAGCGGTCGCCCTGTTCTGTTACCACGCCAGGAAGGCGGTCGGAGCCTTGGCTGCAACGTTGGGCGGGTTGGACACGCTGGTCTTCAGCGGCGGCATCGGTGAGCATGCGGCGCCGGTACGCGCGCGAATCTGCGAGAGCATGGAATTCCTGGGGATCACGATCGATCCGCGGCGGAACCAGGCCGGCGAACCGGTCCTGTCCAGACAGGACGGGCAAGTGACCGTGCGCCTGATTCCCACCGACGAGGAGACTGAAATCGCCCGGTCGGTCCACGAACTGTTGGGCATGGAGTGA
- a CDS encoding superoxide dismutase family protein, translating into MNVKTTGTAVAIGLLLGGCAHHHTGKLEQKLHAKAAIAGHGITGEAHLYQEYEGRIRIKLKLEGTADSALTPGRHALHIHETGACDPFTAAKGHYDGTVDPQVNPEASVAPGLGNHPYHLGDLPNIVIDDGRKGRLYTITSRVTLSPGLTTLLDADGSAIVIHGLEDKFLPDPPTKDAPGGPRIACGVITLER; encoded by the coding sequence ATGAACGTGAAAACCACCGGAACCGCCGTTGCCATCGGCCTTCTGCTCGGAGGCTGTGCACATCATCACACGGGCAAGCTGGAACAGAAGCTCCATGCCAAAGCCGCGATTGCCGGTCACGGCATCACCGGCGAAGCCCATCTCTATCAAGAATATGAAGGTCGCATCCGGATCAAGCTGAAGCTCGAGGGCACGGCCGACAGCGCGCTGACACCGGGACGGCATGCCCTGCACATCCACGAGACCGGAGCCTGCGATCCGTTCACCGCCGCCAAGGGTCATTACGACGGCACCGTCGACCCGCAGGTCAATCCGGAGGCCTCAGTGGCGCCGGGCTTGGGGAATCATCCTTATCATCTGGGCGACCTGCCGAACATCGTGATCGACGACGGACGGAAGGGCCGGCTGTATACGATAACCAGCCGGGTGACGCTCAGTCCCGGTCTGACCACCCTGCTCGACGCTGACGGCAGCGCAATCGTCATCCATGGATTGGAAGACAAGTTCTTGCCTGATCCGCCCACGAAGGACGCGCCGGGCGGGCCTCGGATTGCTTGCGGCGTGATTACATTGGAGAGGTAA
- a CDS encoding c-type cytochrome produces the protein MTRNKRRAAWFVMIAGFAAFTAVIRAQEDDGYSIAVALAPRAEGLIVARCTVCHSEELIAQQRLPRERWVAIVEKMNHWGAQISRDEADLLVRYLSARYHPGAPERLAPIELGAAEPLTQETRTDGPLVGVAQRGAGIFELNCQACHGAGAGGGMGPKLAGNPILKHEDLFWETVLHGRGPMPAWSSVLSQQDIADVHAWLSAREPS, from the coding sequence ATGACGCGTAACAAACGGCGAGCCGCATGGTTCGTCATGATCGCCGGCTTCGCGGCTTTTACTGCAGTCATCCGAGCGCAGGAAGACGACGGGTACTCGATTGCCGTCGCCCTGGCCCCTCGGGCTGAAGGGCTGATCGTCGCCCGCTGCACCGTCTGTCACAGTGAGGAGCTCATTGCGCAGCAGCGGCTCCCGCGCGAACGATGGGTGGCCATCGTCGAAAAGATGAACCACTGGGGCGCGCAGATCTCACGGGATGAGGCGGACCTGCTCGTGCGTTATCTCTCAGCCCGGTACCACCCCGGCGCTCCGGAACGGCTCGCGCCGATCGAACTGGGGGCTGCCGAACCGCTGACCCAGGAAACTCGGACCGACGGTCCGCTGGTCGGCGTGGCGCAGCGAGGCGCCGGGATCTTCGAACTCAATTGCCAAGCCTGCCACGGCGCCGGCGCGGGTGGAGGCATGGGACCGAAGCTGGCGGGCAATCCCATTCTCAAGCATGAGGACCTCTTTTGGGAGACGGTCTTGCACGGTCGAGGCCCGATGCCGGCCTGGAGCTCGGTACTCAGCCAGCAGGACATCGCGGATGTCCATGCCTGGCTGTCGGCAAGGGAACCGTCGTGA
- a CDS encoding YgaP family membrane protein, translating into MPCNVGTVERSIRILLGVLLLGIGAFAELSPVETGAALVVGTIALVTGAVRFCPLWAVLGFNTCATNPTAKH; encoded by the coding sequence ATGCCATGCAACGTGGGAACCGTGGAACGATCCATACGGATTCTGCTGGGAGTCTTATTGTTGGGGATCGGAGCCTTTGCTGAGTTGTCTCCGGTAGAGACGGGGGCGGCGCTCGTCGTGGGAACCATTGCATTGGTCACCGGAGCGGTCAGATTCTGCCCTCTGTGGGCAGTGCTGGGTTTCAATACTTGCGCGACTAATCCGACGGCGAAGCACTAG